AGTTCGCCTCTACGACAGGGCACTGTCGGCCGAGGAGGTCGCAGCGCTGGCCGGTCTGTAACGGCATCGGCACGAGCCGTTCAAGACGGGCGAAACGTGTATGCAGTACTGCGGGGCCCACGCCATATTGGCATGGGCCCCGCAGTGTCATTTCTATGGGACATCGTGGCCGGTCGAAGCGCACCAGATCTCGAACCACTGGTCGCGGGACAGGGACAGTCCCAGGACCTCCACGGCCCTCCTGATGCGGGAGAGGCGTCCGGTGCCCAGGACCGGAACGAATCGGGCCGGGTGCGCGAGCAGCCAGGCCAGCGCCACCTGGTCCATCGAGGCCCCTCCGAACTGGCGCCCGATCCGGCCCAGGACGTCGCGAAGCCGTCGGGCCCGATCGGAGTCCTCGTGAAACAGCCGGCCGCCCCCCATCGGGGACCACGCCATCGGTCGGATGTCGAGCCGCTGGCACAGATCGAGACTGCCGTCGCTGTGGGGGTCGAGGCACATCACCGAGTACTCGATCTGGTTCGTTACGAGCGGCACATCCAGCTTCGAGGCCAGCATCTCGAACTGAGAAGGCAGGAAGTTCGAGACCCCGAAGTGACGGACCTTGCCCGAATCCCGCAGGGCCACGAACGCCTCGTTGACCTGGTGCGGGTCCATCAGTGGATCGGGGCGGTGAATCAGAAGCAGATCGATGAAATCGACGCGCAGGGACTTCAGCGAGCTCTCGACCGAGGCGACGATGTGGGCGGTGCTGGTGTCGTAACACTTGATTCCATGTCCCGGCCGATTGTGCGAGACCAGCTTGATGCCGCACTTGGTCACCAACTGAATCTGCGACCGGTCGATCCCGCTGTCGGCCAGCGCCCCGCCGAAGAGGGATTCGCAGGTGTAATCGCCGTAGATGTCGGCGTGATCGAACGTTGTGATGCCGAGTTCAAGGCAGCCGGCGATCAGCTCTCGAATCTCCGCCGGGTTCTTGTTCCAGTCCGCCAGCCGCCAGAGGCCGTGAACGATCCGGGAACAGCGAGGCCCGTCCTTGCATAGATCGATCTGTGGAACCATCATCATACGAGACTCCAGTGACGCAGGAAGGTTCGTCGTTTGGAGCATCATACAACGGGACCGGTAGACACACAACCACCCGCTCGTTGTGCGTCCGGTCGAGCCGACCGGCAGGGGGTGTTCGCAGCGTAGGTGGCCTATGTCCCGGCGAAGCTGGGCGCGCTCGTGCGCAGGCGGGCCTCGATCTCATCCACCAGCGTCGCATACTCGCGCGCCGCTTTGCTGTCGGGTGCAAACGTGAAGATCGACTTGCCGGCGTCGGGCGCCTCGACCAGCCGAATCGTCTTGTGGATGACCGTGTCGAAGACGAGATCGCCGAACAGCTCGCGCAGTTGCAGTTGGATCCTGCGCGTGTAGGTCGGCCGGTCCTCGACGAACGTCAGCAGCAGGCCCAGCGTCCGCGCCGAACAGGGGTGAAACCGCTTCTTGAGCAATCGGATGGTTTCGAGCAGACGCTTGAGGCCCTCGAAGGCGTAGAAGTGGACCTGCACCGGGATGATGACGTCGGAGCTGGCGACGAGGGCATTGAGCATGAGCAGTCCCAGGGCAGGGGGGCAGTCGATCAGGCACATGTCGTAGTGGTCGGCGACGCCGTGCAGCCATTCGCCGAGCACGAGTTCCTTGCCGAGGGCGTAGACCAGATCCAGCTCCGCCCTGGCCAGACCGACATTGCTGGGCGCCAGGTCGAGCCATTCGATGTCGGTGCTTACCGCCACACGGGAGACAGGCAGGTGCTCGCCGGTCAGTCCATCGTAGACGGTCCTCTCAAACGAATCGGGGTCGAACCCCATGCCCATCGTTGCATGGCCTTGGGGGTCCAGGTCCACCAGAAGAACGCGACGGCCCGCCTTGGCGAACGCCACGGCCAGATTGACTGCGGTGGTCGTCTTTCCACAACCGCCCTTCTGGTTGACAACAGCAATTATCTTCATCGTCCGGTCCCTATGTGTTCGGCGTCTCACGCCGCAGCATGGCCTGCTCCCTCATCGGCCAGATCCGCGCCGCACTGAATCAGCAAGCCGTCACACCGCCACAATCCGGCGTTTCGTCTCAGTCAAGCCCGATAACGGCTGGAGTCAAGCCGAATCCGTTGCGCCCACACCGCGGAGAAGCCAAGGCAAGAGAGAAAGGAAAGGAAGAACAAGGGGTTTACCTGTCACCATGCGCAAGGACAGCTTTGGTTCCAAGTGCCCGGAAGGACCATCTCTGCCCATAGCACCAGATGGTATTCTTTCTAAATTAACAATGGGGGCCGTCAAAAAGCCAGATCCCAAATTAACAGAATCTGGCTTCGGAGGAGGGTGATGAAAAGCTAGTCACATGCCTTCGGAAAGGCCTTGTTTGCTTTCAACTGTATCCCTGTCTTTATCATCGTAGGAAACCACGGAAATTCTTTAACGAAAAGCACATGGATACTCAGAAAATACTCGCTTGCGTCCAAGAATCAAGGATTAAATGCCAAAACGGGCATTTTTTTTGCCTGGCGCGGTCCAAATGCCTCATTTGGGACCCTCAAACGTCTTATTTTACGCTTGCCGAAGGGCGTGTGTTCTGCTATTTTCACGACGACCCTGTTACTTGTCTCGGATTGGCACTGCATGAACGGTCGCATCACGATTTCCGATTTGCTTCAAGCCAAGCGCGACGGTCGCGCCATCGCGGCCGTAAGCTGCTACGACTACACCACGGCGCGTCAGGTCAGTCAGACCGGCGCTGAGATGATCATCGTTGGCGACTCTGCCGCGCAGCTCATGTTCGGCTTCGACTCCACGTTGCCTGCCACGATGGATATCATGGTGGCGTTGACGGCGGCGGTCCGTCGAGGCGCCCCGAATGTGTATCTCGTCGCCGACATGCCCTTTCTATCTTACCAAGTCGCCGTCGGCGAGGCGATTCGTAACGCGGGTCGGTTCCTGGTGGAGGCCGCCGCGCAGATGGTCAAGATCGAGGTCAGCGGCGCCCATCTCGACACCATCCGAGCCGTTAGTGATGCGGGGATCGCCGTGATGGCTCACATTGGCATCCGGCCGCAGAGGATCAGCACCGTCGGTCGGCTTCGCGCTGAGGGCACGACGGCGGAGATCGCCATGCAACTGATCGACCTGGCCGACCAGATGGTTCGCGCCGGGGCCGGCGCTCTGCTCATCGAGGGGGCGGCCTCTGAGGTTTCCCAGATTATCACCGAGCGGACGGAGGTCCCTGTGATCAGTTGCGGGTCCGGTGCGGCCTGCGACGGGCAGGTTCTGGTCGCGCCCGATATCCTCGGGCTGACGGAAGGCAAGTTGCCCAAGTTCTCCAAAGCCTACGATGACCTGGGTCCGCGTTCGGTCGAGTCCTTCCGCCGGTACGCCGACGAAGTGAAGACCCGCCGGTTCCCCGACGATGAGCACAGCTACCACATGAAACCAGGGGAACTGCAGCGTCTCGGGGCTTTGCTGAGCCGCGAGAGTTGATCTTCTCTGTCACCCCGGCGGCCTGCCGCCAGCGGGCCCGGCCGCGACCAGGCCCGCCGAGTCATCTCCTATTCGCAGCGACCGTTCTCAGCATCCAACGGCGCGCTCAGTTTGCCTCAGGGGCGATGCTGGCCTGGGCTGTTCCGCCGTAGGCGCCCATGTCGATTCGCGAATTCGTCGCGGCGACGCCGTCGAGAGTCACAGGCTCATCGCCGATCGGCACAGCCGGGTCGCCCGCGTCGATACAGGGGCTGGTGGCAGCGTCCGATCTCCATACACCGGCTGTGTCGTCCCAGCGGGCCCCCTGGCTCTGGAGGTGATAATCGCCGGCCGTCCATGCGAGGCCCGACCAGTGCCCGCGAGCGACGAAGAGCGGATCGGCGTCGATGTTGCCCACACCGGGCCAACCGCCCTGCACGTTGGAATAGGTCGCTTCCGTGCGATTGTCGCCGATCTGAACGCCGCTGCTGTCGTTGAAGTAGATGATCGAGTTCGCTACCGTGGCGCCGGAGGTATTCAAACCGGCGTCGAGATTCTCCACAACCGTGCAATTGGTAAGCACGGGCCGACCGCCAAGGAGACCGCTGCCGCGGTTGCCCGCTATGAGGCAGTTTGTGAAGGTCGGAATGCTGGGTCGAATCGTGCGCGATCCGGCCGGAAGCCACATCTCCGCCCCCGCGCCGGCGTTGGCCACGATGCGGGACCGAACGACATTGGGCCTGCACTGGTTGATGATGAACATGCCCGTCCGATTGCCTGTGATGACACATCGCCTGACGGTCGGATCGGACGCCGAGAGGAAGAGGCCCACGTTTCCACCGGTGATGGTCACGCCGTCGAGAACGCTTTCGGCTCGTTCCTCCTCGGCAAACGTGACGACGTTGGCGCGTCCTTCGATGACGGTGGCCGCCACCACCGCCGGATCGTCCGGGGCCGACGAGCGGACCGTCACGGCCTTACCGGCGAAGTGGATCGACTCGCGATAGACGCCCTGGGGCAGCACGATCTCGTCGCCCGCCTCGGCGGCGGCGATCGCGTGCTGCACGTAGTCGAATCGCTCGCCCGTCGTGGCGTTCTGCACGGCTCCGTCGAAAATGGCGTAGCCAAAGGCCAGTCTCAGGCCCTGGATCGGTCCATACGGCCCGCCCAGCCATACCAGTGAGGCGCCCTGCAACGACGGAGACAGCCCGTAAGGGACGCCGGGCAGATCAAGGTTCATCACGCCATAGTTGGCCGTGATGCAGGCCAGCTTGATCTGGCCGCCCGTCTCTTCGCCGTCGAGATAGGCCACCAGAGACCCGTTTATGGTCGGCTGCCGCTGGCCTCTCCTGGCTTTGGCGATCTCGAACACCTTGACGCGCTCGGGATCGGAGACGTCGGCGCCGTAGATGTCGCCGGCGTCGTCGCGTTCATCGGTCCAGACGACATACCGACCGGAGACCGACGGATCGCGCTGCCGGCCTGGGGCGTCACACACCGTGAACACCCGGATGTTGTCCAGGTCCGAGAGATCGGCGGCGTAGATATCGCCATCGCCTTCCCAGACCACCAGATCGCCGCAGATATCGACGACGTCATCGTAGTCGTTGGCCGGATTCTGAATCGGCAGCGGGTCTCTCCGGCCCACGTTCGTGGCCACGGTGAAATAGACGGGGTTCTGCGGGTCGCCGATGTCGGCGCCGCAGATATCGTACGGCATGTTGTTCCATTGGCCGGGGACGTTCTTGTCGATGTCCAGGAGCCGGACCCAGACGACCTTGCTGCCTGAGATCGCCGGGTGGCTGTAGGACTCGTAATCCGTGTGCGTTCGCAGGGCGAACTGCTCTTCCGTGGCAAGGTTGCGGACGAAGATCCCGGTACACATTCGCGTCAGAACGCCGCTGACGCGGTCTCCACCGGCCCATACGACCAGGTTGCCGTCCACTCTGGGCTGCGTGCTGAACCCGCCGGCCGAGAAGGTCTCGGTCAGTTGCGTGGCGAAGTCGGTGCAGGCGATCTGCCAGTTGTAGTCCCCCGGATCGGAGACCGCGACGATCTTCGTCCCCGAAACATCGATGTAGCGCGGGATCTGGTTGCCGATGGGCTCGATCGTCAGAGGCCGCATGTTGGTTGTCGTCTTGACCGCCACGATGCGCACCTGGCTCGGTTCGCTATCGCCGAACCCGTCGCTGACGATCAGTTCGAAGGTGTAGACCTCACCCGGTTCGGCGTCGAAGGCGGGTGTGGCCGTATCTGCGGCCCGCAGGACGACGCTCGGACCGGTCAATTGGGTCCACTGATAGCTCAGCCGACCCACCGGGTCGGGGTCGTGGGAGCCGCTGCCGTCCAGCGTGATCTGTCCGGGGGCCCGCCAGACGCGGTCCTCGCCGGCGTTGGCCACCGGAAGGTTGTTGGGCCCGACGTAGACCAGGACCTCGTCCGGCCCGCTGGTGTAGCGGCTGTCGGCGACCACCAACTGGAAGACGTAGCTGCCCCCGGCCGGTGCGACGAACGAGGGATACGCCGAATCAGCGTTCTCGAGGACAACATTTTCTCCGGAGACCTGGGTCCACTGGTACGTCTGGATATCGAAGGGGTCGTAGAAGAAGCTGTCGGCGCCGTCGAGCACGACGATCTGGCCTGCTTCGAGGACGTGCACGTCGTCGCCCGCCGAGGCCACCGGCTTGACATAGCCGACGTACTCATCGGCGCCGATGTCGATCCGGGCGGCGTAGATGCGCGGCTCGCCGTCGATATCGGTCTGGTCGGACGGAGGGAAGAAATCCGGGTCGCCCGCATTGACGCAGGGCGAGTCCAGCGTCAGCCGGAAGTTCCTGCTCATCGGCGCCAAGAACAGCGGATTCTCGCTGATATTGCCGTTCATGCCGGTCTGGTCCCCATCACCATCGTACACAGCCGAGTAGGTCTGTGGATCCAGATACCCGTAGTTGCCGGGCACGTTGCCCCAGACGTTGTTGAACGCAACCGAGGCGTATTCGAGATCGCCCTCCCAGAATAGGCCTCCCCCCGATCCGGCCTCGCAGAGGATGTTGTTGAAAACGCGGGCGTATCCGTACTCCGGCACGGCGACGAGGTACAGGTTGCCGCCCATGCCCTCGCCGATCCCGATGCCCAGCGTCGATCCGAAATCGCAGTTGTTCCGCACGAAGGTGTTGTTGTAGACCTCCCCGGCGAACGTTACCAGACCGCCGCCGAGGTACGCCGAGTTCTCGAAAATCATGTTGTTGTGGATCGTGGGCGCACCGAAGTACCCGATGATTCCGGCCCCGATGTAAGCGCTGTTGTTGCGAATGGTGTTGTGCGTGATGACGGGGCTGCACTGCCAGCAGCCGATCCCGCCGCCGAAGCAGAGGTCGACCTGCATGCCGTCTGGCGAGATGCGGAAGATCCCCTCGTTGCGGACGATTACGTTCTTCGTGATGGTCGGCGAGCTGCGATTGCAGTAGATCCCC
The window above is part of the Anaerobaca lacustris genome. Proteins encoded here:
- a CDS encoding aldo/keto reductase; the protein is MVPQIDLCKDGPRCSRIVHGLWRLADWNKNPAEIRELIAGCLELGITTFDHADIYGDYTCESLFGGALADSGIDRSQIQLVTKCGIKLVSHNRPGHGIKCYDTSTAHIVASVESSLKSLRVDFIDLLLIHRPDPLMDPHQVNEAFVALRDSGKVRHFGVSNFLPSQFEMLASKLDVPLVTNQIEYSVMCLDPHSDGSLDLCQRLDIRPMAWSPMGGGRLFHEDSDRARRLRDVLGRIGRQFGGASMDQVALAWLLAHPARFVPVLGTGRLSRIRRAVEVLGLSLSRDQWFEIWCASTGHDVP
- a CDS encoding ParA family protein — protein: MKIIAVVNQKGGCGKTTTAVNLAVAFAKAGRRVLLVDLDPQGHATMGMGFDPDSFERTVYDGLTGEHLPVSRVAVSTDIEWLDLAPSNVGLARAELDLVYALGKELVLGEWLHGVADHYDMCLIDCPPALGLLMLNALVASSDVIIPVQVHFYAFEGLKRLLETIRLLKKRFHPCSARTLGLLLTFVEDRPTYTRRIQLQLRELFGDLVFDTVIHKTIRLVEAPDAGKSIFTFAPDSKAAREYATLVDEIEARLRTSAPSFAGT
- the panB gene encoding 3-methyl-2-oxobutanoate hydroxymethyltransferase; translation: MNGRITISDLLQAKRDGRAIAAVSCYDYTTARQVSQTGAEMIIVGDSAAQLMFGFDSTLPATMDIMVALTAAVRRGAPNVYLVADMPFLSYQVAVGEAIRNAGRFLVEAAAQMVKIEVSGAHLDTIRAVSDAGIAVMAHIGIRPQRISTVGRLRAEGTTAEIAMQLIDLADQMVRAGAGALLIEGAASEVSQIITERTEVPVISCGSGAACDGQVLVAPDILGLTEGKLPKFSKAYDDLGPRSVESFRRYADEVKTRRFPDDEHSYHMKPGELQRLGALLSRES
- a CDS encoding PKD domain-containing protein, translated to MKRTSVLAVLVVVVCAGAGFAEVRRVPSDYPTIQAGIDAANDGDTVLVAPGVYFQTIDFRRKNITVTSTDPDDPRIVSYTVLKGDGNGSVVTFAGGQTSQAVLAGFTITGGAGTLHPEIGGSDVEKLYLGAGIYCNRSSPTITKNVIVRNEGIFRISPDGMQVDLCFGGGIGCWQCSPVITHNTIRNNSAYIGAGIIGYFGAPTIHNNMIFENSAYLGGGLVTFAGEVYNNTFVRNNCDFGSTLGIGIGEGMGGNLYLVAVPEYGYARVFNNILCEAGSGGGLFWEGDLEYASVAFNNVWGNVPGNYGYLDPQTYSAVYDGDGDQTGMNGNISENPLFLAPMSRNFRLTLDSPCVNAGDPDFFPPSDQTDIDGEPRIYAARIDIGADEYVGYVKPVASAGDDVHVLEAGQIVVLDGADSFFYDPFDIQTYQWTQVSGENVVLENADSAYPSFVAPAGGSYVFQLVVADSRYTSGPDEVLVYVGPNNLPVANAGEDRVWRAPGQITLDGSGSHDPDPVGRLSYQWTQLTGPSVVLRAADTATPAFDAEPGEVYTFELIVSDGFGDSEPSQVRIVAVKTTTNMRPLTIEPIGNQIPRYIDVSGTKIVAVSDPGDYNWQIACTDFATQLTETFSAGGFSTQPRVDGNLVVWAGGDRVSGVLTRMCTGIFVRNLATEEQFALRTHTDYESYSHPAISGSKVVWVRLLDIDKNVPGQWNNMPYDICGADIGDPQNPVYFTVATNVGRRDPLPIQNPANDYDDVVDICGDLVVWEGDGDIYAADLSDLDNIRVFTVCDAPGRQRDPSVSGRYVVWTDERDDAGDIYGADVSDPERVKVFEIAKARRGQRQPTINGSLVAYLDGEETGGQIKLACITANYGVMNLDLPGVPYGLSPSLQGASLVWLGGPYGPIQGLRLAFGYAIFDGAVQNATTGERFDYVQHAIAAAEAGDEIVLPQGVYRESIHFAGKAVTVRSSAPDDPAVVAATVIEGRANVVTFAEEERAESVLDGVTITGGNVGLFLSASDPTVRRCVITGNRTGMFIINQCRPNVVRSRIVANAGAGAEMWLPAGSRTIRPSIPTFTNCLIAGNRGSGLLGGRPVLTNCTVVENLDAGLNTSGATVANSIIYFNDSSGVQIGDNRTEATYSNVQGGWPGVGNIDADPLFVARGHWSGLAWTAGDYHLQSQGARWDDTAGVWRSDAATSPCIDAGDPAVPIGDEPVTLDGVAATNSRIDMGAYGGTAQASIAPEAN